CAGCACCGAGCTGGCCGCTGAAAAGCAGCTGCGCAACGTGCGGGGGCATTTGCTGCTGGAAAGCGCTGAAGTCAGCGGCTACGAAATTCATGCCGGCGTGACCACCGGCGCGGCCCTGGAGCAACCGGCGGTGCGTCTGGACGACGGGCGTTGTGATGGTGCGCAGAGTGCCGACGGGCAAATCCTCGGGACCTACCTGCATGGTCTGTTCGAGTCACCTGCGGCCTGCAGCGCGCTGTTGCGCTGGGCCGGTCTGCAGGATGTGCAAGAAGTGGACTATCACGCCCTGCGTGAGCGGGATATCGAGCGGCTGGCGGATCTGGTGGAAAACCACCTGGACACCGCGTACTTGCGAGAATTGTGCAGAATTTAAATCTGTGGGAACGAGCCTGCTCGCGAAAAACATCAATGCGCCTTCGAGAGCAGGCTCGCTCCCACAGTTCTAGAGGTTTATCAACATGCTGCAACTGATTTTGGGTGGCGCCCGTTCGGGTAAAAGCCGCCTGGCCGAAAAGCTGGCGACAGACTCGGCGCTGGCAGTGACCTATATAGCCACCAGTCAGCCGCTGGACGGCGAGATGAGCGAGCGGGTGCGTCACCATCGTGAGCGCCGCCCCGCGCATTGGGCGTTGATAGAAGAGCCGATCGAGCTGGCCCGTGTGCTGCGTGAAAACGCCCGTGCCGATACCTGCCTGCTGGTGGACTGCCTGACCCTGTGGCTGACCAATCTGCTGATGCTTGAAGACCCGCAACGCCTGACTGCCGAGCGCGACGCGCTGTTGCACTGTCTGGCGGACCTGCCGGGCGAAATTGTGTTTGTCAGCAACGAAACCGGAATGGGTGTCGTGCCGCTGGGCGAATTGACTCGCCGCTATGTCGATGAAGCCGGTTGGTTGCATCAAGCCCTGGCCGAGCGCTGTCAGCGAGTTGTACTGACGGTGGCGGGCCTGCCCCTGACGTTGAAAGGAACTGCACTATGAATACTCCGTGGTGGCTGAACCCATGCAAGCCCGTAGACAGTGACATGCAGGCGGCCGCTGTCGAGCGTCAGCAGCAGTTGACCAAGCCTGCGGGCGCGCTGGGGCAGCTTGAAGCGCTGGCGGTGCAACTGGCCGGTTTGCAGGGGCGGCTCAAACCCCGGGTCGACCAGCTGTGGATTGCCATTTTCGCCGGCGATCACGGTGTAGTCGCCGAAGGTGTCTCGGCATACCCGCAAGCGGTCACCGGGCAAATGCTGCACAACTTTGTCAGCGGCGGCGCGGCGATCAGTGTGTTGGCCCGTCAGTTGGGCGCGCAGCTGGATGTGGTGGACCTGGGCACGGTGACGCCGATGCTGGAGCTGGCGGGTGTGCGTCACTTGCAGCTGGGCGCGGGTACGGCCAACTTTGCGACAGGCCCTGCGATGTCCGACAGCCAGGGTTTAAAAGCCCTGCAGGCGGGGCGCGACAGTGTGTTGCGGGCTCAGGCCGTGGGCAGTGAGCTGTTTATTGGCGGCGAAATGGGCATTGGCAACACGGCATCTGCCAGTGCCGTGGCCAGTGCGTTGCTTGACTGCCCGGCTTCGCAGTTGACCGGGCCGGGCACGGGGCTGGATGCGGCCGGCGTCAGCCATAAGGCGCAGGTGATTGACCGGGCGCTGGCGTTGCATGCCGGTCACCTCGATGATCCGCTACAAACACTGTTCCGCCTGGGCGGTTTTGAGATTGCAGCCCTGGTCGGTGCCTACGTGGCCTGTGCTCAGGAAGGTATCGTGGCTGTGGTCGATGGCTTTATCTGCACCGTCGCAGCCATGGTTGCCGTGCGCTTGAACCCCGAGTGTCGCCAGTGGCTGGTGTTCAGCCACCGGGGAGCAGAGCAGGGGCATCGTCATGTACTGGAAAGCTTGCAGGCTGAGCCGTTGCTGGAGCTGGGCCTGCGCCTGGGCGAGGGTAGCGGCGCGGCGCTGGCTGTGCCTCTGATACGTCTGGCGTGCGACCTGCACGGTCAGATGGCGACGTTTGCCGAAGCCTCCGTGGCAGATCGTCCGGCATGACCGTGCAACTGGATATGTTGCGTCATGGCGAAACCGAGCTGGGAGGCGGCCTGCGCGGCAGCCTGGATGACGCCCTGACGACACTGGGCTGGACGCAAATGCGCGAGTCGGTCAAAGGTCGCGGGCCGTGGGATCGCATCGTCAGCTCGCCGCTGCAACGTTGTGCGCTGTTTGCACAGGAGTTGAGTGGGCAACTCGGTCTGCCGGTGTCTTTCGACAAAGACCTGCAAGAACTGCATTTTGGTGCGTGGGAAGGGTGCAATACCGCCTCGTTGATGGAGACCAATGCCGAGGACCTCGGGGCGTTTTGGTCTGACCCCTACGGTTTCACCCCGCCCGAGGGGGAGCCGGTTCTGGCTTTTTCTGAGCGAGTCCTGGCGGCAGTCGGCCGTTTGCAGGCGGCGTATGACGGTGAGCGGGTGCTGGTAGTGTGCCACGGTGGGGTGATGAAACTGCTGCTGGCCAAGGCCCGCGGTTTGCCCCGTGAACAGTTGCTGCAAGTGCCGGTCATCCACGGTGCGCTGTTTGGCTTGGTGGTGGGTGCGGATGGCCAGTTGAACGAGGTCGTTGCGTGATGTTGCCGTTCTGGATCGCCTTGCAGTTTTTAAGCAGCTTGCCGATTCGCTTGCCCGGTATGCCGCAGCCCCGTGAAGTTGGGCGTTCGGTGCTGTTTTACCCGCTGGTGGGGTTGCTGTTCGGTGTGCTGCTGTGGGGGTTTGATGCGCTGCTGGCAGGCGCGCCGTTGATGCTGCATGCCGCTTTGCTGCTGACGGTTTGGGTACTGCTCAGTGGCGGTCTGCATCTGGATGGTCTGGCCGACAGTGCGGATGCCTGGCTGGGCGGTTTTGGTGATCGCGAGCGCACGCTGACCATTATGAAAGATCCGCGCAGCGGGCCGATAGCGGTGGTCACGCTGGTGCTGGTGCTATTACTGAAGTTCTGCGCGCTGCTGGCGCTGATAGAGCAACAGCACGGCGCCGTCTTGCTGATCGTACCGCTGATCGGTCGCGCTGCGTTGCTGGGCGTGTTTCTGACGACGCGCTACGTACGTGCCGGTGGTCTGGGCCAGGCCTTGGCCGACCACTTGCCGCGCACGGCGGGCTGGTGGGTGTTGGGGCTCAGCGCCGTGGCATGCGTGGTGTTGGCCAGGGTCGCCGGTGTGTGGGCCTTGGGCTTGGCAGCGCTTGGGTTTGTTTGGCTGCGCCGGGTGATGGTGCGGCGCCTGGGTGGCACCACGGGGGATACTGCCGGGGCATTGCTGGAGTTGCTCGAAGTGCTGGTCCTGGTGGGATTGGCTTTGGTATAGCACCCACACAACCAGTCCCTGCAATGCGGTGCCGCTATTAAATCTTGATTCTGTTTTATTGCGGGTATATACATACAAAATGTTACCAACTCAGTGTTTATGTACCAATCTGCGACGTGCGGCACGTGGCGTAAGCAGGCATTACGACGGCGCTCTCGATGGCTTCGGGATCAACGTCGCCCAGTATTCTTTGCTCAGCAACCTCAAGCGTCTTGATCAACCGAGCATTTCCAGCCTGGCAGAAGCCATGGGACTGGATCGCAGTACGTTGGGGCGCAATGTGCGGGTGCTTGAGGGCGCAGGTCTGTTGAAGATGACGGAAGGGGCAGACCAGCGTAATCGGCTGGTCTGCCTGACGAAGGCCGGTGAGGATTGCCTGGAGGCCGCCTTGCCTGCCTGGGAGGCCGCACAGCAACGCTTGATGGATCGTTTGGGGGAAACCAAGCGCACACAACTGCTTCAGCTATTGGATGAATTGGCGGGGCCTGACTGACGGTCAGCTGCCCGGTTATAAATGGGTATATACCCGCTCCCGGAGAACAACAATGACAACGGTGTGGCGCAACAGCGGTTGGGTGCTTCTTGGCAGCGCGCTTATTTTGGCCCTGTCTTTAGGTGTGAGGCATGGTTTCGGGCTGTTTCTGCCGCCCATGAGTGCGCAGTTTGGCTGGGGGCGCGAGGTGTTTGCGTTTGCCATCGCCCTGCAAAACCTGATCTGGGGCCTGGCCCAGCCCTTTACCGGGGCCCTGGCTGACCGCTTCGGCGCGGCCAAGGTGGTGATGGTCGGCGGCGTGTTGTATGCCGTGGGGCTGCTGCTGATGGGGATGTCGGACTCACCGCTGTCTCTGTCGCTGAGCGCCGGGCTGTTGATCGGTATCGGCCTGTCGGGCACATCGTTTTCGGTGATCCTGGGCGTGGTCGGTCGCGCCTTGCCGGCGGAAAAACGCAGCATGGGCATGGGGATCGCCAGCGCTGCAGGTTCTTTCGGCCAGTTTGCGATGCTGCCTGGTACCTTGGGCCTGATTGGCTGGCTCGGCTGGTCGGCGGCGCTTTTGGTGTTGGGCGTATTGGTGGCGCTGATCGTGCCGCTGGTGAGCATGCTCAAGGATCGCCCGATGCCAAGTCTTGGCGGCGAGCAAACCCTCAAGGAAGCGCTGCGCGAGGCCTGCTCGCACTCCGGTTTCTGGCTGCTGGCCTTTGGTTTTTTTGTCTGCGGCTTTCAGGTGGTGTTTATCGGCATTCACCTGCCTGCTTATCTGGTGGATCAGCACTTGCCCGCAACAGTGGGTACGACGGTGCTGGCGCTGATCGGCCTGTTCAATATCTTCGGCACCTACACCGCTGGCTGGCTCGGTGGGCGCATGTCCAAGCCGCGCTTGCTGACCGGGTTGTACCTGGCGCGGGCAGTGGTGATCGTGCTGTTCTTGTGGGCGCCGGTGACTCAGTTCAGCGCGTATGTGTTTGGCATGGCCATGGGCTTTTTGTGGCTGTCGACGGTGCCGCTGACCAATGGCACGGTGGCGACCATGTTTGGCGTGCGTAACCTGTCGATGCTGGGCGGGATTGTGTTCCTCTTCCATCAGCTGGGAGCATTCCTGGGCGGCTGGCTGGGCGGCGTAGTCTATGATCAAACCGGCAGTTACGATCTGATCTGGCAGGTTTCGATTTTGTTGAGCCTGTTGGCGGCTGCCTTGAACTGGCCGGTGCGCGAGCGCCCGGTGGCCCGTTTGCAGGCGCAGGGGAGTATGGGGTGAGTTCAACCTGGATATGGCTCGGTGCAGTCAGTGCCGGTGCTTTGTTGCTGGCCCTGATCTGGTGGGGCTGGCATCAAGGCGGGTTAGCTTTGATGCAGTTGGGTATGGGTGCTTGCTAGTGCAGCACCGGGTGAGTAAGTTCTGTGCCTGCCTACTTTTGAAGGACACTTATGATGCTTAAGCGCTGGATTGCGATGCCTGTACTGCTGTTGGCCTGCGCAGGTTCGGTTTGGGCGGCGGATTGCCCGCCCTTGCTGGAAGGTACGCTGCCTAAGCTGCGAGCCAAGGAATCGATTGATCTGTGCCAGCGTTTTGCAGGCAAGCCACTGTTGATCGTCAACACGGCGAGCTTTTGCGGCTTTGCCCCGCAGTTCAAGGGGCTTGAAGCGTTGAACCAGCGCTACAAGGGGCAGGGTCTGGAGCTGATAGGCGTGCCCTCGGATGACTTCAAGCAAGAAGCCAAGGATGGCGAAGAGACCGCCAAGGTCTGCTACGTCAATTATGGCGTGACCTTCACCATGATCGACCCGCAGCATGTGCGCGGCGCTGATGCGACGCACCTGTTCAAGGTGCTGGCCGAACAGAGCAGCGCGCCGAAGTGGAACTTCTATAAATACGTGGTTGATCGCCAGGGCAATGTCATCGCCAGCTTCTCCAGCCTGACCAAGCCCGATAGTCCGGAACTGATAGAAGCCATCGATAAAGCCATCGCTTCAAAACCCTGAATTGCGCCCATTAAAAATCCCCGCCTCGGTAACGAGAGCGGGGATTTTTTTGATTCAACAGGCGAGGGGATTAACCTCGCCGCGAATCAGAACTTGTAGGTTGCACCTACTGCAAAGCCGTTAGCGCTGTTTTCATACTTGGCGCTGTATTCGTTCAGTGCGTTCAAGTCGTGAACCTTGACCGACTCTTCTTTCAGGTAGGAGTAAGCCGCATCAATGGTCAGGTTCTCATTGACGGCATAACCGGCACCCAGGCTGAAGATTGTACGGTCGCCGGTAGGGATGCGTGGCGAACGGTTGGTGTTGTTGGTTGGCGACTGATCCCAAGTCAGACCGGTACGCAGTACCCACTGTTTGTTCAACTGGTAAGAAGTACCAATGGCGTAAGCCCAGGTATCGTGCCAGTTCTGTTCTTCCTTGATGGTGCCGAACAGTTGCGAGCCGACTGCACCCGAAGCTCCAGGACTCACCCCGTCGTTGTTGATGGTGATGTCTTTCAGGCGGCTCCAGCGGGTCCATGTAGTACCGGCATAGAGCTTCCAGGCATCAGACAGGTCTTGAGTGACGGACAGGTCCCAAGACTCAGGCGTGTCGATCGACAGCTTGGCGTCATAACGATTGCTCTTCATCAAAGACGACGGGGTGTTGGCCCCAGCCGTGACATTGGTGTGGCCTTCAAGCTTGTAGCTCACCTTGGAGTGATAAGTAAGACCAAGGCGGGTGGTGTCTGTCGCTTGTACCAGAACGCCGACGTTGAAGCCCAGGGCCGTATCGTTGCCTTTGACTTTAACATTGGTGTCGCCAAACCCAGGGTTCAGAACGGTCAGATCTGATTCCAGCGTACCGCTAATACGGTTGATGGTTGGACCGAAGCCCACCGAAACCTTGTCGTTGAATGCATAGCTGACAGTAGGTTGCAGGGTGACAACCTTGACTTCACTCTTCTTGCCGAAGGCACGACCCTGGAAGCCGCCTTCGTAGTCAGTGACCAGGCCGAAAGGTGCGTAAACACCGAAGCCTACAGCCCATTGGTCATCCAGCTTGTTGGTGTAGAAACCCATTGGCACGCCGGTGAACGGAACCATGTCACCTTTGTTGGTGCCAGGGTATTTGCCTTTGGCATCTTTGATATCAGTTGAAGCGTCAATCACGGCGATACCGCCTGTGACTTGCTGGCCGCTCAGGCGTGACATACCGGCAGGGTTGCCAAAAACGGTGCTTGCATCATCAGCTGAAGATGAACGACCTGCGAAACCGGTCCCCATACCGCTGACGCTTTGTTCGTTAAGTGCGAAGCCGCTAGCGAAAATCTGGCTGGAAGCCAAAGTTACGGCGAGGCCAAGTGTGGTCTTGAGCATTACTTTTTTCATTATTAGAACTCCTTTTGATCACCGGACGAAAACTACCAACATTTTTGTTGAAGCGCTATAGGCTAAATCGCAGAAGATAGCGATGTTTTGTAGGACAATCCGACCGGTTTCAGGCTATTTTTGAATTGTTGCAGTTGGCGAAAATCTCAAGCAACTTGGTTGAGAGGTGAAACACAGGTACGCCAAGCATGGGCGAAATCGCGTAAACGTCCATGTGGTTCAAAGGCTTGGCGCCAAATTCTTGCCATGCCCAGCAGGTCGTCGGCTGCAGGAATGGCTATTTTCTGCTGCTCGATCAGCAGCCAGGCAATGGCGGTGGCGTAACGTAAATTAACGGTGAGTTCCAGGTGCGGGCTGCACAGGAACGCATGCTGACTGGCCAGTCCGCGAACCAGGCTCGCCAAATCCGGGTCGTGGACCAGATATTCATCCCACAAGGCGGCATGGCGTGGTTCGCGTATGCAGTAAAGGCCGTGACCTCGACGGTCATGCAGGGCCGACCCCAAATTTGACTGGCTGGCTGCAATACCTAGCAACAAAGCTTCTGCATCCGGATTGTCCTGCCCCAGATAAAGAAGCGTTGGCCGAATCACGTAAAGGCTCAACTCCCTGGCTGCGATACCCATAAAGTCCTCGAGGCCTGAAAATGACCAGCGATACCCAGAGCTTGGCAGCAGTGAATCGAAAGGGATCGCCGGAAGCGGGTTGTGCCGCTTAAGTTGAAGTGTAGTGTCATATCTTTGCTGTAACGGTATGTTTTTAAAACATTTAAAGCTTCGACTTGTTACCTATATATCCGCAAGGACTTAAGCAATGCCGAATGTTTCTTAAATAGCAGGCAACAAAAAGCCCTGCGGATCAGGCAGGGCTTGTTGTGTAACGCTCAAGCTTTCAGGCAACCAGGGCCTGACGAGTACGCTCGATCACAGCTTGCAGCGGTGCTGCACTGGAGTATTGATCGGGGTACAGGCGTTCGCTATGGCGGGCGATACCGTGTTCGTTGACCAGAGTGAAGCTGAAGCATCCTTTGCGAGCGGCCATAATCAGGCAGTTCATTGGAGCAAAGGCGTTGGTTAGGGTGCGAATGGCATCCTGAGTATGGATTTGAGTAGACATAGTTATTAGGTGTTCCTACAAATGACACGGATAAGATCCGTGCTGCGTTAAAACGTTCCAGTGACGTCGAGCCATTCTTTGGCTGGACGAAGAACCTGACTGGAACAAAGCCGCCAGTTGGAGCGCATTAAGTTATGTGGCGCTTGGGCTGGCAGGTAGGTACTTAGGAGGGCAGGCAGTCACAACAGGAGCTAAGGTTCCGTGCTCCGGGTGAAGATCCTGATCAATTTGCAGGTTGGTTCGGTCAGAGTAAAAGAACTTCGCGATACCCTGTGCGTTTTTGCAAAGGCCGTATCGTCGCAAGATTTACCTGGAAACCATCGAGGGGGTCGATCCCGTTTTATCAGCGCTTCTTCGCTTTAGGGAAGGTGGCTGGGGGGATTTGTTCGGCCCGAATTGACTTTCAGCTTGGTACTAACGCTGCGGATACTAACTGGTTGAATTTTTAAACGCAAGTGTGCTAGCAAAAATACTTTATGTAGTCCCTGCGCAGGCGCTCATGCAGCCGCAGGGTTGTACTGGCCTGGAAGGAGAAGCGCTAGTCGATATTTGCCAATTTGCCAGCACCCTCCACAAAGCCCATGGCTATCTGGCAGCGCCTTCAACTGCGCGCCGTTGCGGTGCGTTTACCTGCCTTTTTGGCCCGTTAGCGGTCCGTTTTCTTGCGATGAATGTGAACTTGTGCACATTTGCAGTGCTGCTGACAAAATCAGCGCCAATACCCGCGTGCCAGTGCTCCTAGCCTGTCCGGTAAATTTAAGTCAATGAAAAACATCGTTTTTTTTAATTGGTGAAAAAATCGTCAGTTTGACCCGAGGCCCCGCTGGGTGGGCGTTTGCGAGGCTTAAAGTAAGGTTGTCCACTGACTTATCCACAGGATCTGTGGATTGTCCCGTGCGCTTGCTCTAGATCAAGGGTGTAGACTTTTTTCGGCTTTACCCAAACGAAAAAAGGAGTAGAGTGGCGCGCCTTCTGTTCTGCCCTACAGTGTCGTATGAAGTTCCGCACAGCTACTTCCTCTGTTACTCGCCTCAATACACCCACTGAAGCTCCCAAGCGCTTTTCTTTGCGGGTCGCTATCTGGCTGCTGGATAACCCTCGTCTGGGGGCTAACCCGAGCGTCAAGCACGTGGCTGGCCATTTGCTGAAACAGCCCGCCCGCCAAGGTGTGGTGGTGGCGCAAAGCCGTTTGGGGCAATTGATGTGCCGCGAATGCGGCAGCGCCCGTGATCAGCGAATCGGTCATGAATTGTTGCGTCAGGCTGCCCGTGCCGGCGACCTTGTTGCGCAGCAGGAACTGAACAAGAACGCTGACTGAGTTGCGTTCGGCGCCGTTTCCCGGCTAACCGTGCTCTATTACCCCGGTGGAGAGCTTATGGCCCTCGATCTGAGCAGTCTGTGCTTTGACTGGCAGTAGCGGGCCATGACTGGCATCGCTGGCGTGGCTCACCCGGCCGAATAAAGAAGAGTTTATTCGTAGCCGAAAATCAAAGCGGCACATGCCGGCTCAGCAGCGCACGCAGTGCAGCGGGCTTCACCGGCTTGGGCAGGTATTCCAGGCCAGCCGCATGCACTTCGGCGATCATTTCCGGCCGCCCGTCAGCGCTGATTACCACCCCCGGTACCGGCTCACCCAGCTGTGCCCGCAGCCAGCCCATCAGTTCGGTGCCGACCTCGCCGTCATCCAGGTGATAGTCAACCAGCACCAGTTGCGGGCGTACGCCTTCATTGAGCAATGCCGCGCATTCGTCGCGGTTGCGCGCAGTCCATACGCGGCAGCCCCAGCGTGTCAGCAGGCTCTGCATACCTATCAGAATGCTGTCTTCATTATCGATACACAGCACCTGGGCGCCCGTCACGGGCTGGCCGTTCTGTTCGGCAACCACCGGCTGCGGTGCGGCCTGGCTCTTGGCCATGGGCACGCTGACGCTGAACACGCTGCCATACCCTTGCCAGGAACGCACTTGCAAGGTGTGCCCGAGTACGTGGCACAGGCCGTCAGCAATCGCCAGGCCCAGGCCCAGGCCTTTTTCGGCCCGGGTCTGGTGGCTGTCGAGACGTTTGAACTCTTCAAATATGACCTGCAGTTTGTCTTCAGGTATGCCCGGCCCGCGATCCCATACTTCAAGGCACAACTCGCCGCCGCGTCGACGCACGCCCAGTAATACCGGGCCTTTGGCATAGCGAAAGGCGTTGGTCAGGAAGTTCTGCAAGATGCGGCGCAGCAGTTTGATATCGCTGTTGACCCGCACACGGCTGCCGCGAACCCGGAAGTTCAGACCCTGTTCCTGCGCCTGGGCGCTGAACTCATTGCCCAGCGTTTCGAACAGGTCATTAATGGCGAAAGGTTTGATGTCCGGAGTGATTTTGCCGTTTTCCAGGCGTGAAATATCCAGCAAGTCACTGATCAGGTCTTCGGCCGAGCGCAAGGAGCTGTCCAGATGCTGCACCAGTTTCTGCGCTTCGGCGTTCAGGCCTTCTTCCTGATGGGAGAGGGCGGCCGAGAACAGGCGTGCCGCGTTCATGGGCTGCATCAAGTCATGGCTGACGGCGGCCAGGAAGCGGGTTTTTGACTGGCTGGCCGTTTCGGCCACGCCTTTGGCCTCGGTCAGTGCCTGGTTGAGCTGCGACAGTTCAAATGTACGTTCGGCGACTCTTTGCTCCAGGCCCTCGTTGGCCTCGGTGAGGGCCTGTTCGGCCTCACGGAACGCGGTAATGTCGGTGAAACTCATCACGAAACCGCCGCCCGGCATGGGGTTGCCGATCAGTTCGATCACCCGGCCATTGGGGAACAAACGCTCGGACGTGTGTGCCCGGCCCTGGCGCATCCAGTGCAGGCGACGGGCCACATGCACTTCCGCTTCCCCGGGGCCGCACAGGCCGCGCTCTGCATTGTGGCGAATGATGTCTGCAATCGGGCGGCCGACACTGATCAGCCCGTCGGGGTAATTGAACAGCTCAAGATAGCGGCGATTCCAGGCCACCAATTTGAGTGATTGATCGACTACGCTGATGCCTTGGGTGATGTTCTCGATTGCGCCCTGAAGCAATGCGCGGTTGAACTGCAACACTTCAGACGCTTCGTCGGCAATGCGTACGACGTCTTCGAGTTGCATTTCCCGGCCTTCAATGGCCGCTTTTACCACTGCTCGTGTAGAAGACGCGCCAAGCACCCCGGCCAGTAGCCGCTCGGTATGGGCGATCCACTCGCCGTTGGCATTCTGGCTGGGGTTAAAGCCTTTGCCCTGGCGGTAAGCGAAGCGAATAAAGCTCTGGTGGGCGCGCTCTTCACCGACAAAGCGTGCCGCGAGGGCCAGCAGATCGTTGATCTGTACCGAGAGCATTGAGCGGCCGCTGGGGTGGCTGCTCAGCTCCTGGCCGATAAAACGTCCGGCTTGCCAGTGTTCTGATACGCGGGTGCGCGACAGTACCGAGACCCAGGCAAACAGGGTGAAGTTGCCGGCAAGCGACAGCACCACGCCCTGGGTCAGGGGGGTGATCGACAGGCCCAGCGGGTTGCTGTGTAGCCACGCCAGCCCCGGGAAGTGGCTCAGGTGCCAGCCAAAGCTGTGGGCGATGATCGGCAGTACCAGGGTGTAAAACCAGATAAAGGTACCCGTAGCCAGCCCGGCGAAAACGCCACGGCGGTTGGCTTGCTTCCAGTACAGGGCACCGAGCATGGCGGGTGCCAGTTGCGTGACGGCCGCGAAGGCAATCTGGCCAATGGTGGCAAGGCTGGCGGTGGAGCCCAGCAGGCGGTAACTGACATAGGCCAGCAGCAGGATCACCACAATCGACACGCGCCGCACCGAGAGCATCCAGTGGCGGAACACTTCGAACGGGCGCTCGGCGTTTTTGTGCCGCAGCAGCCACGGCAACAGCATGTCGTTGGAGACCATGGTCGACAGCGCAACGCTGGCAACGATCACCATGCCGGTGGCCGCCGATGCGC
This genomic stretch from Pseudomonas deceptionensis harbors:
- a CDS encoding hybrid sensor histidine kinase/response regulator, whose protein sequence is MSLSSGLIAAVALAYMAIMFAIAFYGDRRSKPLPPRVRAWVYSLSLAVYCTSWTFFGAVGQAAEQLWAFLPIYLGPVLLLVCAPWVLQKMVMISKQENITSIADFIAARYGKSQSLAIVVALICLVGVLPYIALQLKGIVLGVNLLIGAGADATGTRVEDTALIVTLVLALFTILFGTRNLDATEHHRGMVLAIAFESLVKLFAFLAVGAFVTYGLYDGFDDLFNQAMLAPRLEEYWKETINWPSMVVQTGVAMMAIICLPRQFHVTVVENIDPQDLQLAKWVFPAYLILAGLFVVPIALAGQMLLPSSVLPDSFVISLPLAQAHPALALLAFIGGASAATGMVIVASVALSTMVSNDMLLPWLLRHKNAERPFEVFRHWMLSVRRVSIVVILLLAYVSYRLLGSTASLATIGQIAFAAVTQLAPAMLGALYWKQANRRGVFAGLATGTFIWFYTLVLPIIAHSFGWHLSHFPGLAWLHSNPLGLSITPLTQGVVLSLAGNFTLFAWVSVLSRTRVSEHWQAGRFIGQELSSHPSGRSMLSVQINDLLALAARFVGEERAHQSFIRFAYRQGKGFNPSQNANGEWIAHTERLLAGVLGASSTRAVVKAAIEGREMQLEDVVRIADEASEVLQFNRALLQGAIENITQGISVVDQSLKLVAWNRRYLELFNYPDGLISVGRPIADIIRHNAERGLCGPGEAEVHVARRLHWMRQGRAHTSERLFPNGRVIELIGNPMPGGGFVMSFTDITAFREAEQALTEANEGLEQRVAERTFELSQLNQALTEAKGVAETASQSKTRFLAAVSHDLMQPMNAARLFSAALSHQEEGLNAEAQKLVQHLDSSLRSAEDLISDLLDISRLENGKITPDIKPFAINDLFETLGNEFSAQAQEQGLNFRVRGSRVRVNSDIKLLRRILQNFLTNAFRYAKGPVLLGVRRRGGELCLEVWDRGPGIPEDKLQVIFEEFKRLDSHQTRAEKGLGLGLAIADGLCHVLGHTLQVRSWQGYGSVFSVSVPMAKSQAAPQPVVAEQNGQPVTGAQVLCIDNEDSILIGMQSLLTRWGCRVWTARNRDECAALLNEGVRPQLVLVDYHLDDGEVGTELMGWLRAQLGEPVPGVVISADGRPEMIAEVHAAGLEYLPKPVKPAALRALLSRHVPL